A stretch of Halomonas elongata DSM 2581 DNA encodes these proteins:
- a CDS encoding carboxyl transferase domain-containing protein, with translation MAVLTTQINPRSEGFQTNEASMRAEVGRLRELTAAIHQGGGEKARARHESRGKLFVRDRIDHLLDEGSPFLEFSALAAHEVYDSPVPAAGVVTGIGRVSGVECVIVANDATVKGGTYFPLTVKKHLRAQEIARKHRLPCLYLVDSGGAYLPCQDEVFPDRDHFGRIFYNQTTLSAEGIPQIAVVMGSCTAGGAYVPAMADESIIVREQGTIFLGGPPLVKAATGESISAEDLGGADVHAKVSGVADHYAENDAHALQLARRCVARLNWQKRGQLAMAEPRPPRLDPEELYGIVGTDLKKPFEVREVIGRIVDDSAFDEFKRTYGDTLVTGFAHIHGHPVGIVANNGVLFSESAVKGAHFIELCAQRKIPLVFLQNITGFMVGSKYEHEGIAKHGAKLVTAVACARVPKFTVLIGGSFGAGNYGMCGRAFEPNLLFMWPNARISVMGGEQAAGVLAQVKREQLEREGREWSAEEEAAFKQPTRDQYEHQGHPYYASARLWDDGVIDPAQTRDVLGLSLAAAMNAEIEDTKFGVFRM, from the coding sequence ATGGCAGTGCTAACGACACAGATCAATCCGCGCAGCGAGGGTTTCCAGACCAACGAGGCGTCGATGCGCGCCGAGGTGGGCCGGTTGCGCGAGCTGACCGCGGCGATCCACCAGGGTGGCGGCGAGAAGGCTCGCGCCCGACATGAGTCGCGCGGCAAGCTGTTCGTCCGCGACCGTATCGATCACCTGCTCGACGAGGGCTCGCCCTTCCTCGAGTTCTCGGCGCTGGCCGCCCATGAGGTCTATGACAGTCCGGTGCCCGCCGCCGGTGTGGTCACCGGCATCGGCCGGGTCTCCGGCGTGGAATGCGTGATCGTCGCCAACGACGCCACGGTCAAGGGCGGCACTTACTTCCCGCTGACCGTGAAGAAGCACCTGCGCGCCCAGGAGATCGCCCGCAAGCATCGCCTGCCCTGCCTCTATCTGGTGGATTCCGGCGGTGCCTACCTGCCGTGCCAGGACGAGGTCTTCCCCGACCGCGACCATTTCGGGCGCATCTTCTATAACCAGACCACCCTCTCCGCCGAGGGCATTCCGCAGATCGCCGTGGTCATGGGCTCGTGCACCGCCGGCGGCGCCTATGTGCCGGCCATGGCCGACGAGTCGATCATCGTCCGCGAGCAGGGCACCATCTTCCTCGGTGGTCCGCCGCTGGTGAAGGCCGCCACGGGCGAGTCGATCAGCGCCGAGGACCTGGGCGGCGCCGATGTTCACGCCAAGGTCAGCGGCGTCGCCGATCACTACGCCGAGAACGACGCCCACGCCCTGCAACTGGCGCGACGCTGCGTGGCTCGGCTCAACTGGCAGAAGCGCGGTCAACTGGCCATGGCCGAACCCAGGCCGCCGCGCCTCGACCCCGAGGAGCTCTACGGCATCGTCGGCACCGATCTCAAGAAGCCCTTCGAGGTTCGCGAAGTGATCGGTCGCATCGTCGACGACTCCGCCTTCGACGAATTCAAGCGCACCTACGGCGACACCCTGGTCACCGGCTTTGCGCATATCCACGGCCACCCGGTGGGCATCGTCGCCAACAACGGCGTGCTGTTCTCGGAATCCGCCGTGAAGGGCGCGCATTTCATCGAGCTGTGCGCCCAACGCAAGATCCCGTTGGTCTTTCTGCAGAACATCACCGGCTTCATGGTCGGCTCCAAGTACGAGCACGAAGGCATCGCCAAGCATGGCGCCAAGCTGGTCACCGCCGTGGCCTGCGCCCGCGTGCCCAAGTTCACCGTACTGATCGGCGGCAGCTTCGGCGCCGGCAACTACGGCATGTGCGGCCGTGCCTTCGAGCCCAATCTGCTGTTCATGTGGCCCAACGCGCGCATCTCGGTGATGGGCGGCGAACAGGCGGCCGGCGTGCTGGCCCAGGTCAAGCGCGAGCAGCTGGAGCGCGAGGGGCGCGAATGGTCCGCCGAAGAGGAAGCTGCCTTCAAGCAGCCGACCCGCGACCAGTACGAGCACCAGGGCCACCCCTACTACGCCAGTGCGCGACTCTGGGACGACGGCGTCATCGACCCGGCCCAGACCCGCGACGTGCTCGGCCTCTCGCTCGCCGCCGCCATGAACGCCGAGATTGAGGACACGAAGTTCGGCGTGTTCAGGATGTAG
- a CDS encoding lipoyl protein ligase domain-containing protein, with the protein MMTSDTVLYRPSVQEGLAAEEALLEAVCRGESHLECLAWSPYDRALVMPRRHARLEGFDEARSRLEGQGWPVLFRATGGTPVPQGPMVVNLALVVRCEVRSSAAHLEWGYHRLGDPWCDWLASLGVAEADLGEVAGAYCDGRFNVRIAGRKLVGTAQRWRRVKGSRDMALLVHGAMQVDGEPSMLVEVVNAFQEVVDDPQRFQPDAHITLRQAVPELELEEALSDLMTRLRLAS; encoded by the coding sequence ATGATGACGAGCGACACGGTTCTGTACCGCCCCTCGGTGCAAGAGGGCCTCGCCGCCGAAGAGGCGTTGCTGGAGGCGGTGTGTCGGGGCGAGAGCCATCTGGAGTGCCTGGCATGGTCGCCGTATGACCGGGCTCTGGTGATGCCGCGTCGTCACGCTCGTCTCGAAGGCTTTGACGAGGCGCGGTCACGCCTGGAAGGGCAGGGCTGGCCGGTGCTGTTCCGTGCCACCGGAGGTACGCCGGTGCCTCAGGGGCCGATGGTGGTCAACCTGGCTCTGGTGGTGCGCTGCGAGGTACGCAGTTCGGCGGCGCATCTCGAGTGGGGCTATCATCGCCTGGGCGACCCCTGGTGTGACTGGTTGGCCTCCCTGGGCGTGGCCGAGGCGGATCTCGGCGAGGTGGCCGGTGCCTATTGCGATGGTCGCTTCAACGTGCGCATCGCCGGCCGCAAGCTGGTCGGCACTGCCCAGCGCTGGCGCCGCGTGAAGGGTAGCCGCGACATGGCGCTGCTGGTGCATGGTGCCATGCAGGTCGATGGGGAACCGTCGATGCTGGTCGAGGTGGTCAATGCCTTCCAGGAGGTCGTCGACGACCCGCAGCGATTCCAGCCGGACGCCCATATCACCCTGCGCCAGGCCGTGCCCGAACTGGAACTCGAGGAAGCGCTCTCCGACTTGATGACGCGTTTGCGTTTGGCGAGTTGA
- a CDS encoding type VI secretion system Vgr family protein, which produces MTQANGLQFTLSLTGAGEADLAVVDFTHEEALSSPFHLHVRFASRAVDLSPEALLDRPASLTVWQDGVAQRRVHGIVAEFGRGDRGHRRSHYEVVIRPSLWRLSLRQNSRIFQRVSPLTILNTLCEERGLTDVAFAVTREPAEREYCVQYRETDLAFVERLAAEEGLFYFHEFEDGDLGAHRLVFADDPQVLTGLGERPYHHRAGGTAPQRHLRRLTQTARVRPARAQLKDYSFKRPAYAQLHERQGDGLEQHSQRGDYEHYDYPGRYKADASGQAFTRHRLEHLRHDALTLAGESDLPELAPGTRFTLADHDVSELNRGWQVVKVVHQGEQPQALGEDAVQADGMTRYHNTLTLTPDDTAWRPAPEPKPRVDGPQVAFVVGPEGEEIHCDAHGRVRCQFPWDRYAEPNETASAWLRVSQGWAGGGYGMMAIPRIGHEVIVSFLEGDPDQPIITGRTYHAVNTPPYELPAHKTRTVLRTQTHQGEGFNELRFEDQHDQEQIWVHAQKDLELLTENDRTEEIRRDSHLAVKRDRVSELDRDDHLTVHGERREKSDGAQHLTIDGSLHLSAGQAWLTESGRELHIKAGQKVVLEAGSELTLKAGGSFLKIDGGGVTVNGPGVKVNAGGSPGSGTGQGAQAPLLPGHAEPEVHEAIAPTALPKLRDYQLAEAALMPLCGKISDTQCSREDCPCLGG; this is translated from the coding sequence ATGACCCAGGCTAACGGACTGCAGTTCACCCTGAGCCTGACCGGCGCCGGTGAGGCCGACCTGGCGGTGGTCGACTTCACCCATGAAGAGGCGCTGTCGTCGCCGTTTCATCTTCATGTGCGCTTTGCCAGCCGCGCCGTCGACCTCTCGCCGGAAGCGCTGCTCGACCGCCCGGCGAGCCTCACCGTGTGGCAGGACGGCGTGGCCCAGCGGCGGGTTCACGGCATCGTCGCCGAGTTCGGTCGCGGCGACCGCGGCCATCGGCGCAGCCACTACGAGGTCGTGATCCGCCCCTCGCTGTGGCGGCTCTCGTTGCGCCAGAACTCGCGGATCTTCCAGCGCGTCTCGCCGCTGACCATCCTCAACACCCTGTGTGAGGAACGCGGCCTGACCGACGTGGCCTTCGCGGTGACCCGCGAGCCCGCCGAGCGCGAGTACTGCGTGCAGTACCGCGAGACCGACCTGGCGTTCGTCGAGCGCCTGGCCGCCGAGGAAGGGCTGTTCTACTTCCATGAGTTCGAGGATGGCGACCTCGGTGCTCATCGGCTGGTGTTCGCCGACGATCCCCAGGTGCTCACCGGGCTCGGCGAGCGTCCCTACCACCATCGCGCCGGCGGCACCGCGCCGCAGCGTCACCTGCGCCGGCTGACCCAGACCGCCCGGGTGCGCCCGGCCCGGGCCCAGCTCAAGGACTACAGCTTCAAGCGCCCGGCCTACGCGCAACTGCACGAGCGCCAGGGCGACGGGCTGGAGCAGCACAGCCAGCGGGGCGACTACGAACACTACGACTACCCGGGCCGCTACAAGGCCGACGCCTCGGGCCAGGCCTTTACCCGCCACCGGCTGGAGCACCTGCGCCACGACGCCCTGACCCTGGCCGGCGAGAGCGACCTGCCCGAGCTGGCCCCGGGCACGCGCTTCACCCTGGCCGACCACGACGTCAGCGAGCTCAACCGCGGCTGGCAGGTCGTCAAGGTGGTCCACCAGGGCGAACAGCCCCAGGCACTGGGCGAGGACGCCGTCCAGGCCGACGGCATGACCCGTTACCACAACACCCTGACGCTGACCCCGGACGACACTGCCTGGCGGCCCGCGCCCGAGCCCAAGCCGCGGGTCGACGGCCCCCAGGTGGCCTTCGTGGTGGGCCCCGAGGGCGAGGAGATTCACTGCGACGCCCACGGCCGGGTGCGCTGCCAGTTCCCCTGGGACCGCTATGCCGAGCCCAATGAAACCGCCAGTGCCTGGCTGCGCGTCAGCCAGGGCTGGGCCGGCGGCGGCTACGGCATGATGGCGATTCCGCGCATCGGCCACGAGGTGATCGTCTCCTTCCTGGAAGGCGACCCCGACCAGCCGATCATTACCGGACGCACCTACCACGCGGTGAATACGCCGCCCTATGAGCTGCCGGCGCACAAGACGCGCACCGTGCTGCGTACCCAGACCCACCAGGGCGAGGGCTTCAACGAACTGCGCTTCGAGGACCAGCACGACCAGGAACAGATCTGGGTGCACGCCCAGAAGGACCTGGAGCTGCTCACCGAGAACGACCGCACCGAGGAAATCCGCCGCGACAGTCACCTGGCCGTCAAGCGCGACCGGGTGAGCGAACTCGATCGTGACGACCACCTCACCGTGCATGGCGAACGGCGCGAGAAAAGCGATGGCGCCCAGCACCTGACCATCGATGGCAGCCTGCATCTGAGCGCAGGCCAGGCCTGGCTCACCGAAAGCGGCCGCGAACTGCACATCAAGGCCGGCCAGAAGGTGGTGCTGGAGGCAGGCAGCGAGCTGACCCTCAAGGCCGGCGGCAGTTTTCTCAAGATCGATGGTGGCGGTGTCACCGTCAACGGCCCCGGCGTGAAGGTAAATGCCGGCGGCAGTCCCGGCAGCGGCACGGGGCAGGGCGCCCAGGCACCGCTGTTGCCGGGGCATGCCGAACCGGAAGTGCACGAGGCGATTGCCCCCACTGCGCTACCTAAACTGCGTGACTACCAGCTCGCGGAAGCGGCGTTGATGCCCCTGTGCGGCAAGATCAGCGACACCCAGTGCAGTCGAGAGGATTGTCCATGTCTGGGTGGCTAG
- a CDS encoding enoyl-CoA hydratase-related protein, which produces MATIDTFSRLTIDPRGVAWLTLDRPDVLNAFDDALIGELNGHLQHVREAAERGEIRLLVLGSEGKHFSAGADLGWMKRMVDYDLEDNLADSRQLAALMHGLDTLPCPTLCRVQGAAFGGAVGLAACCDIVIASEKARFCLSEVKIGLSPAVISPYVQRALGERQMRRYALTAEVIDASTAEALGLAHRVVEPDALDEAVDAMVETLLATSPQSSRATKALLAEVAREPDSAATRERTCRVIAELRVSDEGQEGLASFFDKRRPRWAPEPPSTTERSS; this is translated from the coding sequence ATGGCAACCATAGACACCTTTTCCCGACTGACGATCGACCCCCGCGGCGTTGCGTGGCTGACGCTGGATCGCCCTGATGTGCTCAACGCTTTCGACGATGCCTTGATCGGTGAGCTCAACGGGCATCTTCAGCATGTTCGGGAGGCCGCCGAGCGTGGCGAGATTCGCCTGCTGGTGCTGGGTTCCGAAGGCAAGCATTTCTCCGCCGGGGCGGATCTGGGTTGGATGAAGCGCATGGTCGACTACGACCTCGAGGACAATCTGGCCGACTCCCGCCAGCTTGCGGCGCTGATGCACGGGCTCGACACCCTGCCCTGCCCCACGCTCTGCCGGGTGCAGGGTGCGGCCTTCGGTGGTGCCGTGGGCCTGGCCGCCTGCTGCGATATCGTCATCGCCTCGGAGAAGGCTCGCTTCTGCCTTTCCGAGGTCAAGATCGGCCTCTCGCCGGCGGTGATCAGCCCCTATGTGCAACGCGCCCTGGGCGAGCGGCAGATGCGCCGCTACGCGCTGACCGCCGAGGTCATCGATGCTTCCACCGCCGAGGCCCTGGGGCTCGCGCACCGTGTGGTCGAGCCGGATGCCCTGGATGAGGCGGTCGACGCCATGGTCGAGACGCTGCTCGCCACCTCGCCGCAATCCAGCCGCGCCACCAAGGCGCTGCTCGCCGAGGTTGCACGCGAGCCCGACAGTGCCGCGACCCGCGAGCGCACCTGCCGAGTGATCGCCGAGCTGCGCGTCAGCGACGAGGGCCAGGAAGGCCTGGCCAGTTTCTTCGACAAGCGCCGCCCCCGTTGGGCGCCCGAACCACCCTCCACCACGGAGCGCTCCTCATGA
- a CDS encoding isovaleryl-CoA dehydrogenase — protein MHAPYQPLDFGLDDELNMLRDQVHAFARDEIAPRAAEIDAKNEFPDDLWQKFGDMGLLGITVPEEDGGSGMGYLAHCIAMEEISRASASVALSYGAHSNLCVNQIKLNGNAQQKARYLPGLISGEHVGALAMSEPGAGSDVVSMKLKAEKRGDRYVLNGNKMWITNGPDADVLVVYAKTDPDAGSKGITAFIIEKGFAGFSTAQKLDKLGMRGSNTCELVFEDCEVPEENVLGEVNKGARVLMSGLDFERTVLAAGPIGIMQAAMDVVVPYLHERKQFGQSIGEFQLVQGKVADMYTTLNACRAYLYAVAGACDRGRTSRKDAAGVILYCAEKATQMALDAIQLLGGNGYINEYPTGRLLRDAKLYEIGAGTSEIRRMLIGREIFSESA, from the coding sequence ATGCACGCGCCCTACCAGCCCCTCGACTTCGGTCTCGATGACGAACTGAACATGCTGCGCGACCAGGTTCACGCCTTCGCCCGCGATGAGATCGCACCGCGCGCCGCCGAGATCGACGCGAAAAACGAGTTCCCCGACGACCTCTGGCAGAAGTTCGGCGACATGGGCCTGCTCGGCATCACCGTGCCCGAGGAGGACGGCGGCAGCGGCATGGGCTATCTCGCCCACTGCATCGCCATGGAAGAGATCTCGCGGGCCAGCGCCTCGGTGGCGCTCTCCTACGGCGCCCATTCCAACCTCTGCGTTAACCAGATCAAGCTCAACGGCAATGCGCAGCAGAAAGCCAGGTACCTGCCCGGCCTGATCAGCGGGGAACACGTCGGGGCACTGGCCATGTCCGAGCCCGGCGCCGGTTCCGACGTGGTCTCCATGAAGCTCAAGGCCGAGAAGCGCGGTGACCGCTATGTGCTCAACGGCAACAAGATGTGGATCACCAACGGTCCCGATGCCGACGTGCTGGTGGTCTACGCCAAGACCGACCCGGACGCCGGCTCCAAGGGCATTACCGCTTTCATCATCGAGAAAGGATTCGCCGGCTTTTCCACGGCACAGAAGCTCGACAAGCTGGGCATGCGCGGCTCCAACACCTGCGAGCTGGTGTTCGAGGACTGCGAAGTGCCCGAGGAGAACGTCCTCGGCGAGGTGAACAAGGGCGCCCGGGTGCTGATGAGCGGCCTCGACTTCGAGCGTACCGTGCTGGCCGCCGGACCGATCGGCATCATGCAGGCGGCCATGGACGTGGTGGTGCCCTACCTTCACGAACGCAAGCAATTCGGCCAGTCCATCGGCGAGTTCCAGTTGGTGCAGGGCAAGGTGGCCGACATGTACACCACCCTGAATGCCTGCCGGGCCTATCTGTACGCCGTCGCCGGCGCCTGCGACCGTGGCCGCACCTCACGCAAGGATGCCGCCGGGGTGATCCTCTATTGCGCCGAAAAGGCCACCCAGATGGCACTCGACGCCATCCAGCTTCTCGGCGGCAACGGCTATATCAACGAATACCCCACCGGGCGATTGCTGCGCGACGCCAAGCTCTACGAGATCGGCGCCGGCACCAGCGAGATCCGCCGGATGTTGATCGGCCGCGAGATATTCAGCGAATCGGCGTAA
- a CDS encoding Hcp family type VI secretion system effector, with protein sequence MPTPCYISIEGQTQGNITAGAFTPESVGNIYVEGHEDEMLVQEFKHIVTVPTDPQSGQPSGQRAHKPFIFTVALNKAVPLLYNALASGEMLPTVELKWYRTSVEGKQEHFFTTALTDATIVDINLRMPHAQDANSAEFTQLMDVSLAYRKIDWEHTVAGTSGSDDWRAPIEG encoded by the coding sequence ATGCCAACCCCATGTTATATCAGCATCGAAGGCCAGACTCAGGGCAACATCACCGCTGGCGCCTTCACGCCCGAATCCGTGGGCAACATCTACGTCGAAGGCCATGAAGACGAGATGCTCGTCCAGGAATTCAAGCACATCGTCACTGTGCCGACGGATCCGCAGTCCGGTCAGCCGTCCGGTCAGCGTGCTCACAAGCCGTTCATCTTCACCGTGGCCCTGAACAAGGCCGTGCCGCTGCTGTACAACGCCCTGGCGTCCGGTGAGATGCTGCCCACGGTCGAGCTGAAGTGGTACCGCACCTCCGTAGAAGGCAAGCAGGAGCACTTCTTCACCACCGCCCTGACCGATGCCACCATCGTCGACATCAACCTGCGCATGCCCCATGCTCAGGACGCCAACAGCGCCGAGTTCACTCAGCTGATGGACGTCTCCCTGGCCTACCGCAAGATCGACTGGGAGCACACCGTCGCCGGCACTTCCGGTTCCGACGACTGGCGCGCCCCGATCGAAGGCTAA
- a CDS encoding DUF4123 domain-containing protein: MSGWLARLPERARVSGEPEAWLAPDRPIMLVLDQRRATEACRELLGHEGTQEHVPLFAATPLSPLLEASPWCVRLEADSDAWRVGEALCRERRLGWCCQPSSTVTFSDLVEHLRGLFVWADPQGGQSLINLQDPVALTALLGSAELVMLARMLAPLGELSTPTPQGHWQVWQSIESREAPDTPLRLTPDMEAALKVAPQAWFLAERLGVRLDEVDATCLEGLAMLNRHGITRARHLESLLPYVQRAEWREREESREILGKNQPAWRKVKALRELMGTLQAQDRDTHAWTM; encoded by the coding sequence ATGTCTGGGTGGCTAGCGCGACTGCCCGAGCGGGCCCGAGTCAGCGGTGAGCCCGAGGCCTGGCTGGCGCCGGACCGGCCCATCATGCTGGTTCTCGATCAGCGCCGCGCTACCGAGGCTTGCCGCGAGCTGCTGGGGCACGAGGGCACCCAGGAACATGTTCCGCTCTTTGCCGCCACGCCGCTTTCCCCGCTGCTGGAGGCCAGCCCCTGGTGCGTACGACTCGAGGCCGATAGTGATGCCTGGCGTGTCGGTGAGGCATTGTGCCGGGAGCGCCGTCTGGGCTGGTGCTGTCAGCCGTCCTCGACGGTTACCTTCTCCGATCTGGTCGAGCATCTGCGGGGCCTGTTCGTGTGGGCGGATCCTCAGGGTGGCCAGTCGTTGATCAATCTGCAGGATCCGGTGGCGCTGACGGCTCTATTGGGCAGTGCCGAACTCGTGATGCTGGCTCGAATGCTCGCACCGCTCGGCGAGCTCTCTACCCCCACACCCCAGGGGCATTGGCAGGTTTGGCAAAGCATCGAGAGCCGTGAGGCCCCGGACACCCCTTTACGCTTGACGCCTGACATGGAGGCGGCACTGAAGGTGGCGCCCCAGGCCTGGTTCCTGGCTGAGCGGCTCGGGGTTCGACTGGACGAGGTCGACGCCACCTGCTTGGAGGGGCTGGCCATGCTCAACCGCCACGGCATCACCCGGGCCCGTCATCTGGAGAGCCTGCTGCCGTACGTGCAGCGGGCGGAATGGCGCGAGCGTGAGGAAAGCCGCGAGATACTCGGCAAGAACCAGCCGGCCTGGCGCAAGGTCAAGGCCCTTCGCGAACTGATGGGGACGCTTCAGGCACAGGATAGGGATACGCACGCATGGACGATGTGA